The Montipora capricornis isolate CH-2021 chromosome 3, ASM3666992v2, whole genome shotgun sequence genome window below encodes:
- the LOC138042436 gene encoding uncharacterized protein, whose translation MEGQPEVSNELEESVIAARRNQWCHNKLKARKDALKRSSYSEEKKRMLEEVLTVAYMSPEESDYEEEEEDNRLLQKIIIRKFQWRSDSLNKEFRSLDRKPSRAKSDRARRMTIPREIGAFIPGSLHTYQKEAPVWALNEHLRGDS comes from the exons ATGGAAGGTCAACCTGAAGTGTCCAATGAACTGGAGGAAAGTGTCATTGCTGCACGAAGAAATCAGTGGTGTCACAAT AAGCTGAAAGCTCGCAAAGACGCATTAAAGAGATCTTCTTACAGTGAAGAGAAGAAGAGAATGTTGGAAGAAGTGCTGACAGTGGCATATATGTCGCCTGAAGAGAGTGACtatgaggaggaggaggaggacaATCGCTTGCTTCAAAAGATAATTATCAGAAAATTTCAGTGGAGATCGGATAGTCTTAACAAAGAATTTAGGAGCCTTGACCGAAAGCCTTCAAGGGCAAAAAGTGATAGGGCCCGACGTATGACTATACCTAGGGAAATAGGGGCTTTCATTCCTGGGAGTCTCCACACATACCAGAAGGAGGCCCCGGTGTGGGCTCTCAATGAACATTTGCGGGGTGATAGTTGA
- the LOC138042398 gene encoding uncharacterized protein, with protein MSKGSRPKLKWTEQMNRDLLECKKKAKELVASENPPCKENGNKKGYIAVMTDLWVEKGYEYLGIKSQNLRDQASRLEKMDDSIGETCATDVANGDNVGEQPALGGFQRNLFTPPQQESDDFENRDNTSQNANLDLANFLDLHIAIEPPTENNSTAVNVQQQQESEAVTDDVLCEARADVHAPGHLPDFSAVDMPSIVSWGRRADGTIITVNSSTIIKAYDEITQWRKNTFLVPYGKVGREFIDQLTQHITEWNNASHAQHIALKAAIVLLATALQKPSMKSKAKDHQECLTKRLALWKEGEIESLLREGRSIQKRILKTKRAKSPDKAKIFAKLVMQGQINSALRYLSDEDCGGVLPLTDDVMRQLHEKHPEAQDAKLGSILFGPVEEVHDSLYQQIDGEMIREAALRTKGSGGPSGVDANGFKRILTCKSFKKSSANLCDALATMTRKLCTEYIDPRTIEPILANRLIPLDKGEGAVRPIGVGEVIRRVIGKCVMKVTKEDVLDASGSLQVCAGLRSGSEAAVHAMHSIFEEEETDAVLLIDASNAFNALNRAAALHNIRVLCPPIATYAINTYRQPARLFITGGSELKSAEGTTQGDPLSMAIYAISLQPLITRLGISSDAKQCWYADDASGSGSLEAIKQWWDELTEAGPSLGYYPNAKKCWLITKPEKMERARVIFEGTAINISTQGQRHLGAALGSREYLEEYVGSKVEDWVSQVVKLAEFAMSQPQACYAAFTFGLRHRWTYFLRTLPGVEDLLEPLERVIADVLIPSITDHHCTTPSERDLLALPVRLGGLGIINPSQDADLEYQASMKITAPLVEKIVSQAHEKPDDAIVNSLQQSVRREKNEVLRTKLNDIKNSLTLKTQRAVELASEKGASNWLTVIPIDEMGFTLNKGEFRDALKLRYDWEIADKPSICVCGDVFNVDHAMVCRRGGFIIQRHNELRDLEADMLSMVCNDVEIEPVLQELTGESLPSGANRAPDARLDIHARGFWERQRSAFFDVRVCYPNADSYRDLDLKQIYKQHENDKKRLYTRRVMDVEQATFTPLVFTTTGGMGEECKRYHNRLAELVAAKKGENYATTVSWIRSKVSFAILRSALLCLRGSRTAKRTIRSNVQEADFELDRCLAKI; from the coding sequence ATGTCGAAAGGATCACGACCGAAATTGAAATGGACAGAGCAGATGAACAGAGACTTGTTAGAATGcaagaagaaagcaaaggaactCGTGGCATCAGAAAACCCACCGTGCAAAGAAAACGGTAACAAAAAGGGCTATATAGCAGTAATGACAGACCTATGGGTCGAGAAAGGATATGAGTATCTAGGAATCAAAAGCCAAAACCTACGGGATCAAGCCTCCAGGCTcgaaaaaatggatgacagtatTGGCGAGACTTGCGCTACTGACGTGGCTAATGGTGATAATGTAGGAGAGCAGCCAGCCTTAGGCGGATTTCAGAGAAATTTATTTACGCCTCCTCAACAGGAAAGCGACGATTTTGAAAATCGTGACAACACCAGTCAAAATGCTAATTTGGACCTGGCAAACTTCTTGGATTTGCATATTGCAATAGAGCCGCCGACGGAGAATAATAGCACCGCTGTAAatgtacaacaacaacaagaatcaGAAGCCGTGACTGATGATGTTCTCTGTGAAGCTCGTGCCGACGTGCACGCACCAGGACATTTACCTGATTTCAGCGCTGTTGACATGCCATCGATAGTCAGTTGGGGGCGTAGAGCGGACGGAACAATAATAACAGTCAATTCGTCAACCATAATTAAAGCTTACGATGAAATCACACAATGGCGGAAAAACACCTTCCTTGTCCCATATGGTAAAGTTGGGCGAGAGTTTATTGACCAACTAACACAACACATAACTGAGTGGAACAATGCATCACATGCACAACACATAGCGCTTAAAGCCGCTATTGTTCTGTTAGCAACGGCACTACAAAAGCCAAGCATGAAATCAAAAGCAAAAGACCACCAAGAGTGCTTGACAAAACGCTTAGCGCTATGGAAAGAAGGGGAAATCGAAAGCCTACTGCGCGAAGGACGATCGATTCAAAAGCGTATCCTTAAGACCAAGAGGGCAAAGTCACCAGATAAAGCGAAGATATTTGCCAAGTTAGTTATGCAAGGGCAGATAAATTCTGCTCTGAGATATCTAAGCGACGAAGACTGCGGTGGGGTGTTACCACTGACCGACGATGTCATGAGACAGCTTCATGAGAAACACCCTGAGGCACAAGACGCAAAGCTTGGCTCGATACTCTTTGGACCGGTAGAGGAAGTTCATGATTCGCTATACCAGCAGATAGACGGCGAAATGATACGCGAGGCGGCACTACGAACCAAAGGATCGGGCGGCCCCTCAGGCGTCGACGCAAATGGCTTCAAGCGTATTCTCACTTGCAAATCCTTCAAGAAATCAAGTGCGAACTTGTGTGATGCCTTGGCAACAATGACTAGAAAGCTATGCACAGAGTATATTGATCCACGGACTATTGAACCAATATTAGCCAATAGGCTGATACCTTTAGACAAGGGCGAAGGCGCAGTCCGCCCAATTGGTGTGGGTGAAGTCATTAGAAGGGTAATTGGAAAGTGCGTCATGAAGGTTACCAAGGAAGATGTTCTCGACGCTAGTGGATCACTACAGGTGTGTGCAGGCCTTAGGAGTGGGAGCGAGGCTGCTGTTCATGCAATGCATTCTATATTCGAAGAGGAAGAAACTGATGCCGTACTCCTGATTGATGCCTCAAATGCTTTCAACGCATTAAACAGAGCTGCTGCGCTTCACAATATAAGGGTTCTGTGTCCACCCATAGCAACTTACGCAATTAATACGTACCGGCAACCGGCGAGATTGTTTATAACAGGAGGAAGCGAGCTCAAATCCGCCGAAGGCACAACACAAGGGGATCCCCTGTCGATGGCGATTTACGCCATCAGTCTTCAACCCTTGATTACACGTTTGGGTATCTCGAGTGACGCGAAACAATGCTGGTATGCTGATGACGCAAGTGGTTCCGGATCTTTGGAAGCGATAAAGCAATGGTGGGACGAACTAACTGAAGCCGGGCCTAGCCTGGGATACTATCCAAACGCTAAGAAATGTTGGCTTATTACCAAACCTGAAAAGATGGAGCGTGCTCGAGTAATTTTCGAAGGAACTGCGATTAACATCTCTACGCAGGGTCAAAGGCATCTGGGGGCAGCCCTGGGCTCCAGAGAATATCTGGAAGAATACGTCGGTAGCAAGGTGGAGGATTGGGTAAGCCAGGTGGTTAAGCTGGCAGAATTTGCCATGTCACAACCACAAGCGTGCTACGCAGCCTTTACATTTGGCTTGCGGCACCGATGGACATATTTTCTCAGAACACTCCCAGGTGTAGAAGATCTACTAGAACCTTTAGAACGCGTCATTGCCGATGTCTTAATACCGTCAATAACGGACCATCATTGCACAACGCCGAGCGAAAGAGACCTCTTGGCATTGCCAGTTAGACTGGGTGGGCTTGGAATTATAAATCCAAGCCAGGATGCAGATCTAGAGTACCAAGCGTCAATGAAGATCACAGCGCCACTAGTCGAGAAAATTGTTTCACAAGCCCATGAAAAACCAGACGATGCCATTGTTAACTCACTACAGCAGAGTGTGcgaagagagaaaaacgaaGTGCTTCGAACAAAACTGAATGACATCAAGAACTCTCTTACTCTGAAGACACAGCGCGCGGTTGAACTTGCTTCTGAAAAAGGTGCATCTAACTGGCTGACAGTCATACCGATCGATGAAATGGGCTTCACTCTGAACAAGGGCGAGTTTCGAGACGCTCTAAAGCTCAGATATGACTGGGAAATCGCCGATAAGCCATCTATTTGCGTGTGTGGCGATGTCTTTAATGTTGATCATGCCATGGTCTGCAGGCGTGGAGGCTTCATAATACAGCGCCATAATGAACTGAGAGATCTTGAGGCAGACATGCTCAGCATGGTCTGCAATGATGTCGAGATTGAGCCCGTCCTCCAGGAGCTCACGGGAGAGTCGCTGCCAAGCGGAGCTAACAGAGCTCCCGACGCTCGCCTAGACATCCATGCCAGAGGTTTCTGGGAAAGGCAAAGGTCAGCGTTCTTTGATGTACGGGTATGCTACCCCAACGCTGATTCTTATAGAGACCTGGACCTCAAGCAGATATACAAGCAGCACGAGAACGACAAGAAGAGATTGTATACGCGAAGAGTGATGGACGTGGAACAGGCAACATTTACACCATTAGTATTTACAACAACAGGTGGCATGGGAGAAGAGTGCAAGAGATACCATAACAGGTTGGCAGAGCTAGTCGCAGCGAAGAAAGGAGAGAACTATGCCACCACCGTCTCTTGGATACGCTCTAAAGTCTCTTTTGCCATCCTTAGGTCGGCTCTACTCTGTCTTAGAGGGTCAAGAACAGCTAAAAGAACAATTAGAAGTAATGTTCAAGAAGCGGACTTTGAATTAGATAGATGCCTTGCGAAAATCTAG
- the LOC138042399 gene encoding migration and invasion enhancer 1-like, which translates to MELADEIKANVPEAEVSGCVGRRSSFEVTVNGKLVYSKLEKGGFPVFKEVVQVILDCSQGNEPAEVEETEPTSCSLL; encoded by the exons ATGGAATTGGCTGATGAAATCAAAGCCAATGTCCCTGAAGCAGAAGTTAGTGGATGTGTTGGTCGGCGGT CCTCATTTGAAGTCACAGTGAATGGAAAATTGGTGTATTCCAAACTGGAAAAAGGAGGATTCCCTGTGTTCAAAGAG GTTGTCCAAGTGATCCTTGATTGCAGCCAAGGGAACGAGCCAGCCGAAGTGGAGGAAACCGAACCAACTTCATGCAGTCTGTTGTAA